From Pseudomonas sp. StFLB209, a single genomic window includes:
- the ccoN gene encoding cytochrome-c oxidase, cbb3-type subunit I has protein sequence MNTTHRSAYHYQVVRQFAIMTVVWGIVGMGLGVFLAAQLVWPELNFDLPWTSFGRLRPLHTNAVIFAFGGCALFASSYYSVQRTCQTPLFMPKLAAFTFWGWQLVIVLAAITLPLGYTSSKEYAELEWPIDILITIVWVAYAVVFFGTLATRKTKHIYVGNWFFGGFILTVAILHIVNNLELPVSLTKSYSIYAGATDAMIQWWYGHNAVGFFLTAGFLGMMYYFVPKQAERPVYSYRLSIVHFWALITLYIWAGPHHLHYTALPDWAQSLGMIMSLVLLAPSWGGMINGMMTLSGAWHKLRSDPILRFLVVSLAFYGMSTFEGPMMAIKTVNALSHYTDWTIGHVHAGALGWVAMISIGAMYHMIPRLFGRPAMHSIGLINAHFWLATIGTVLYIASMWVNGIAQGLMWRAINDDGTLTYSFVETLVASHPGFIVRLVGGAVFFSGMLLMAWNTWRTVRAAQPDEIASAAQMA, from the coding sequence ATGAATACAACACACCGCTCTGCCTATCACTATCAGGTGGTTCGCCAGTTCGCCATTATGACGGTGGTCTGGGGAATTGTCGGGATGGGGTTAGGCGTTTTTCTGGCTGCACAGCTTGTCTGGCCAGAGTTGAACTTTGATCTGCCATGGACCAGCTTCGGGCGCCTGCGACCGTTGCACACCAACGCCGTGATCTTCGCCTTCGGCGGCTGCGCGCTGTTCGCCAGCTCCTATTACTCGGTGCAGCGCACCTGCCAGACGCCGCTGTTCATGCCGAAACTGGCAGCGTTCACCTTCTGGGGCTGGCAACTGGTGATCGTGCTGGCGGCCATTACCCTGCCGCTGGGCTACACCTCTTCCAAGGAATACGCCGAGCTGGAATGGCCGATCGACATTCTGATCACCATTGTCTGGGTCGCGTACGCCGTGGTGTTCTTCGGCACCCTGGCCACGCGCAAGACCAAACACATCTATGTGGGCAACTGGTTCTTCGGCGGTTTTATCCTGACCGTGGCGATCCTGCACATCGTCAACAACCTGGAACTGCCGGTCAGCCTGACCAAGTCCTACTCGATCTACGCCGGCGCCACCGACGCGATGATCCAGTGGTGGTACGGCCACAACGCGGTGGGCTTTTTTCTCACCGCAGGTTTTCTGGGCATGATGTATTACTTCGTGCCCAAGCAGGCCGAACGTCCGGTGTATTCCTACCGGTTGTCGATCGTGCACTTCTGGGCGCTGATCACCCTGTACATCTGGGCCGGCCCTCATCACCTGCACTACACCGCGCTGCCAGACTGGGCGCAGTCGCTGGGCATGATCATGTCGCTGGTGCTGCTGGCACCGAGCTGGGGCGGGATGATCAACGGCATGATGACCTTGTCCGGCGCCTGGCATAAGTTGCGCAGCGACCCGATCCTGCGCTTTCTGGTGGTGTCGCTGGCGTTCTACGGCATGTCGACCTTTGAAGGGCCGATGATGGCGATCAAGACCGTCAACGCCCTGTCGCACTACACCGACTGGACCATCGGCCACGTACACGCCGGGGCGCTGGGCTGGGTGGCGATGATTTCCATCGGTGCCATGTACCACATGATCCCGCGCCTGTTCGGCCGCCCGGCCATGCACAGCATCGGTTTGATCAACGCGCACTTCTGGCTGGCGACCATCGGCACCGTGCTGTACATCGCCTCGATGTGGGTCAACGGCATCGCTCAGGGCCTGATGTGGCGGGCGATCAACGACGACGGCACGCTCACCTACTCCTTCGTCGAAACCCTGGTGGCCAGCCATCCGGGCTTTATCGTGCGGCTGGTCGGCGGTGCGGTGTTCTTCAGCGGCATGTTGCTGATGGCCTGGAACACCTGGCGCACGGTGCGCGCCGCGCAGCCTGACGAAATCGCATCTGCCGCGCAGATGGCCTGA